A stretch of the Uranotaenia lowii strain MFRU-FL unplaced genomic scaffold, ASM2978415v1 HiC_scaffold_610, whole genome shotgun sequence genome encodes the following:
- the LOC129760450 gene encoding STAM-binding protein, with product MDLIALGSAQMGAVEPKERLRQLAAHSNSIEVDASIPIKRYYRSGMEMVRMAQVYMQEGNSPSAYILYLKFITLFVEKIPKHPEYKLAPADLKQQNKTKLLEVMPVAEQLKVKLLEKYTREYNQFLEAKRIEKEREEKRQLEQQKQKAKAAARVVPPEPSAPPMTSSMLVDSDMLDRVLYPNDFPTDLNRSTGTGLLLPDTKPFPKPSFDRTLKPSPTSVVAGNLRSVIVPTNTMAKFLQLAARNTASNVETCGILAGRLAHNQLLISHVIVPKQKGTSDSCTTMNEEDIFNYQDQKDLITLGWIHTHPSQTAFLSSVDLHTHCSYQMMLEEAIAIVCSPKYQETGFFCLTPTYGLDYISQCRLTGFHPHPKDPPLFMEALHIVLEDKASVEVVDLR from the exons ATGGATTTAATAGCACTGGGTTCGGCTCAAATGGGTGCCGTGGAACCGAAGGAACGATTGCGGCAACTGGCTGCCCACAGTAACAGCATTGAGGTGGACGCTAGCATTCCGATCAAACGGTACTATCGATCCGGCATGGAAATGGTCCGGATGGCACAGGTCTACATGCAGGAGGGCAACTCTCCATCGGCCTACATTCTGTATCTGAAGTTCATTACCTTGTTCGTGGAGAAAATCCCTAAACACCCGGAATACAAGCTTGCTCCGGCTGATTTGAAGCAGCAAAACAAAACTAAGCTTCTGGAGGTCATGCCGGTAGCTGAACAGTTGAAG GTTAAACTGCTAGAGAAGTACACCCGCGAGTATAACCAGTTTCTCGAAGCCAAACGAATCGAGAAGGAGCGCGAAGAAAAGCGCCAACTCGAGCAGCAAAAACAGAAAGCCAAAGCAGCAGCCCGGGTGGTTCCCCCGGAACCGAGTGCTCCTCCTATGACCTCCTCGATGCTAGTCGATTCGGATATGCTGGACCGGGTGCTCTACCCGAACGATTTCCCCACGGATTTGAACCGTTCAACCGGGACCGGCCTTTTGCTACCGGACACCAAACCATTCCCAAAGCCCAGCTTCGACCGGACCTTGAAACCGTCGCCAACGTCGGTCGTGGCCGGTAACTTGCGATCTGTGATAGTCCCTACCAACACGATGGCCAAATTCTTGCAGCTAGCGGCCCGGAACACCGCCAGCAATGTGGAAACGTGCGGAATCCTGGCAGGTCGGCTAGCCCACAACCAGCTGCTCATCAGTCACGTGATCGTGCCGAAGCAGAAAGGAACTTCGGACAGCTGTACCACGATGAACGAGGAGGACATCTTCAACTACCAGGACCAGAAGGATCTGATCACGCTCGGGTGGATTCACACCCATCCCAGCCAGACGGCGTTTCTGTCCTCGGTGGATCTGCACACGCACTGCTCCTACCAGATGATGCTGGAGGAAGCCATTGCCATCGTTTGTTCGCCCAAGTATCAAGA GACTGGTTTCTTCTGCTTGACACCAACCTACGGACTGGATTACATCTCCCAGTGTCGACTCACCGGTTTTCATCCGCACCCCAAGGATCCACCACTGTTTATG GAAGCCCTTCACATCGTGCTGGAGGACAAAGCATCGGTGGAAGTTGTTGACCTACGATAA
- the LOC129760449 gene encoding nitric oxide-associated protein 1: MFLGRNLVRLRFLQSIRGCATGKQLKPDYRSQDEIFEQLQNHIRYSSIVEDSALKLGYRKNKIVENRLRKEERKRIAESIKSQPFSVALAHLYGENLVEAKDFEDTEMEPDPSLDYVPYEKLVRQVPKARLEDSSAVVEAPTTGEWMSDYEFYEEDEEDDRSSFYGTPDPKEPVSTIPCGGCGALLQCKEPSIPGYLPSELFKGKQKQQLIKSICQRCHFLKNYNTAINVTVSPEDYVEMISSIRDKKALVILMIDLLDFPCSIWPGLAEILGPKRSVIVVGNKVDLLPKDCPGYLDNIRIHLTKTLEKAGFERNNIKHVSLISATTGFGVEELITKLHNVWGTRGDVYLVGCTNVGKSSLFNALLGSDLCKVQALDLVQRATACPWPGTTLRMLKFPILRPSDYRMFLRTKRLQSERLKIHAENKLRRQQARETGSPKFATLIGHIGKTFIPERTELTDGFSVSQRGSAQSPILTLNENSEVYKNSKWCYDTPGVIQPDQITNLLTTDELLLTIPRQMIRPRTYLLKTGLTLFLAGLGRLDYLEGPQSTRVQLYASPNLPTLICDTTHAEQIYQNLLGTEYLRVPCSDPERLAKWPQLEPASDILLNSCNEKHISVADVVLSSAGWIGITLPPGAEGLFRAWTPERRGIYVRQPSLLPYGLSLRGKRIRGSLAYRVGNVLTKQ; encoded by the exons ATGTTTCTGGGTCGCAATCTGGTAAGATTACGCTTTCTTCAGAGCATAAGAGGATGTGCAACCGGCAAGCAGCTGAAACCGGACTACCGGTCCCAGGACGAAATCTTCGAACAGTTGCAGAACCACATCCGGTACAGTTCCATCGTTGAGGACA gTGCTCTCAAACTGGGTTACcgtaaaaataaaatcgttgagAATCGTCTCAGGAAAGAAGAACGCAAAAGGATCGCGGAAAGTATCAAATCGCAACCGTTTTCCGTTGCCCTGGCCCATCTGTACGGTGAAAACTTGGTTGAAGCAAAAGATTTTGAAGATACGGAGATGGAACCGGATCCAAGCCTTGATTATGTTCCCTACGAAAAACTTGTTAGGCAGGTCCCCAAAGCGAGGTTGGAGGATTCTAGCGCAGTTGTAGAAGCTCCGACCACCGGCGAGTGGATGTCGGATTACGAGTTTTACGAGGAGGACGAGGAAGACGATCGAAGTTCGTTCTACGGGACTCCGGATCCAAAGGAACCCGTTTCGACGATACCCTGTGGAGGTTGTGGTGCCCTGTTGCAGTGTAAGGAACCTTCCATTCCTGGTTATTTGCCGAGCGAGTTGTTCAAGGGCAAACAGAAACAGCAACTGATCAAAAGCATCTGCCAGAGGTGtcactttttgaagaattaCAATACGGCTATCAATGTGACGGTATCGCCGGAGGATTACGTGGAGATGATTTCATCGATACGGGATAAGAAAGCACTGGTGATTTTGATGATTGATCTACTAGACTTTCCATGTTCGATTTGGCCCGGGCTGGCAGAAATTTTAGGGCCCAAACGTTCGGTCATAGTTGTGGGAAATAAAGTGGATTTGCTGCCCAAAGACTGTCCCGGTTATTTGGACAACATTCGAATTCACCTAACCAAAACATTGGAGAAGGCTGGCTTTGAGCGAAATAATATCAAGCATGTCTCGCTGATATCTGCCACAACGGGATTCGGAGTAGAAGAATTGATTACTAAACTGCACAACGTTTGGGGCACTCGAGGTGACGTTTATCTCGTTGGATGTACCAATGTGGGAAAAAGTTCACTTTTCAATGCCCTGTTGGGGTCGGATTTGTGTAAAGTACAAGCGTTGGATTTGGTTCAACGAGCAACGGCTTGCCCTTGGCCTGGAACGACTTTGAGAATGCTCAAATTTCCGATCCTAAGACCATCCGATTATCGTATGTTCCTAAGGACAAAACGTCTCCAATCAGAACGATTGAAAATACACGCCGAAAACAAGCTACGTCGACAACAGGCTCGTGAGACTGGATCCCCAAAATTCGCCACCTTAATAGGCCACATTGGAAAAACCTTCATACCCGAACGAACGGAATTAACCGATGGCTTTTCCGTTTCGCAGCGAGGATCCGCTCAAAGTCCCATTCTAACTTTGAACGAAAACAGTGAAGTCTACAAGAACAGTAAATGGTGCTACGATACGCCAGGCGTAATCCAACCGGATCAAATTACCAATCTACTTACGACAGATGAACTCTTACTTACAATCCCCAGGCAAATGATTCGACCCAGAACTTACCTATTGAAAACAGGGCTCACCCTGTTCCTAGCAGGTCTAGGACGCTTGGACTACCTCGAAGGGCCACAATCCACCAGAGTTCAACTGTATGCATCTCCAAACCTTCCAACACTGATCTGTGATACAACGCACGCAGAACAAATCTACCAAAACCTGCTTGGAACGGAATATCTGCGGGTGCCCTGCTCAGATCCGGAACGACTAGCTAAGTGGCCGCAGCTTGAACCAGCTAGCGACATTCTGCTAAACAGTTGCAATGAGAAACACATTTCCGTGGCCGATGTGGTGCTTTCCTCAGCCGGATGGATAGGTATCACGCTTCCCCCGGGTGCAGAAGGACTGTTTAGAGCCTGGACCCCGGAACGGCGAGGTATCTATGTGCGGCAACCGTCGCTGCTACCCTACGGATTGTCTTTGCGAGGGAAACGTATCCGCGGTTCGTTGGCCTACCGTGTCGGAAATGTTTTGACGAAGCAATAG